The Nitrospirota bacterium DNA segment GCGATCGATCGCGTAGGCATCCAGCCAGACTCGATGTTGAGGCAGTTCCGTATCGTCGAACTGCGTCCAATGTCCATAGGGATCGTCGTCGACTCGTTTGCTGCCGAGCAAGAAGTGACCGGCGGGAATGGTGATCACCGGTGACGGCTTGGCCAGAGCCGCGATTCCGGCCAAATGGCGAGCCAGTTCCGGTGACGACTTTGCTCCGGCTCCTTCGGCCTGCTGCTGTCCCGCGATGAGGAGGAGGGCGAATGCAGCTACGAGCCCTGGACGAGAGCAGCGCATCAGGTCTTGTTGGCGGCGGCTAAAGCCTTGTTGATTTCCCCGATGAGGCTCCGCTCGATTTCTGCCGCCTCTTCCGCGCTCACGCTGAGGATGCGTCCACCCTGAGCGAGCTTTTCAAAATCGGCCTTGACGCTGAGTCTGGTGATATTCGAGGGCAAGGTCTGGATCGACACGACATATTGATTCCGGAAGCCCGCGACTTCCAACGAGGCCGGAGGGGAGACTTTCCGCTCCGTGACGTAGACCGCTTTCTGATCGGTCTTGATGCTCACCTTGATGTGGTACCCATGGCGGATGAGGGCCTCTTCCGCCATCTTCGCGACTGCGCTCAAGGGGCGCGGAATGTCGTCAATCTGGGTTCCTTTTTCCTCAACGTGGATATTCTGCGCGATGTGCGCGGCGGCGGTCTTTTGGACATCGGCGCTCAGTTTTTTGGTCTGAGCGACTTGTACCGTCAGATTGTCGGCGGCGACTTTGGCCTCGGCCCTGGCACTCTCAGTCGATTTCTTCGCGTCGCGTAACTCCTGGTTCAGCAGGTCGATCTGTTGCTGCATGACTTTGTTGCCGTCCTGCAGCGAGGTGACCACCGACTCCTGCTTGGCCAGTTGCTTGCGGAGCGACTCATTGTCGGCTTTGAACGGCGAGTCGTCCGGCTTGCACCCACTGGTCACGACACAGAGCGCAATCGTTCCGATCCACACCATCCACTGGTTCAACTTCGGCTTGTTTCGCACAATACGATCCTCCAACGAATGGGTCCGATTATCCACGCTTCACGCTGACTTGTCCACGCCGGAATCCATGAATTGACCCTGTGTCCTGCAGGACGGTATGCTCGATTCATGATGACTCGCCTGGTCCTGCTCGTGATGGTGCTGCTCTGCGCGGATGTGCTGCTCGGTCTGTCGGGAGCGGTCACGGAATCGGATCGCATTCCAGTTGAAGACTACGCGCTCTACGATCAGGTGGTGACGCGCACGTTTCTCACGTCAGCTACGCAGTTGGTCGTGATCGAGCGCCTGACGAGGCTTCGTCTCTCTCCGGATCAGGAGGAGCCGACGACGATCGGCGCCTTTCAGGAGCAGGAGTATTTCGAGGGCGAACTGCCGGCGGATTTGATCCGGGCTTTCATCTCGGTCAATCGGGCATCCAGCCGGCTCGAAGGGCGATTTCACTTTGGGGTCGGCTATCGGTTTGCCACGGGGGATCAGATCGAAGAACCTGAAGTGTCGTTGGCCCGTCCCGTGACAGTGGCCCATGCCAGATCGGTCCAAGCCTTGCCGCGGTTGGAGCGCCTGGCCTTTTCTCGCGTGGCGCGAAACGTCCGCAACGATCAGGCCTTGCAGTATGTCGAAATCCTGCGCCCCGATGGCACCGGAGCGGGATTTCTCGTGTGGTTCCGCCGTCAAGGACAAACCTGGAGGTTGTTCGATACCGCCGTCGCGTGGACCATCCAGATTGAGGAAGAGAACGAGCAAGAGCAAGAGCCGGAAGGCGAACCGAACCTTGCGCCCTGAGGGGCGAGAACGAGAGCATGCGACGATGATTCCGCCGATGATCCGAAAAACATTTTCCGTCCCGCCTCTCGGCTGCAATTGCTCCATCATTGGCGATCCGGTGACGAAACAGGCGATCGTCGTCGATCCCGGCGGCGCGCATGAACGAATCTTGCGCGAGGTGCAGCAGCTCGGTCTAACGGTCACGCATATTCTCCACACCCATGCCCATTTCGACCATTTTCTCGCATCCGGAGAAATGAAGAAGGCGACGGGGGCGGCGATCTGCCTGCATCAGGACGATCTTGAGCTCTGGAAGAATCTTGAAATACAATGTCAGATGTTCGGCGTGGCCTATGTGCCGGTTCCGCTGCCGGATTATTGGATCAAGGATGAAGAGAAGCTGTTGGTCGGCCAGATGTCTGCGGTCGCCATCCATACGCCGGGCCACACGCCCGGCTCCATGAGTTTTCATTTCCCGAACGACAACATGGTTGTCGCCGGCGACACGCTCTTCCGCGGCAGCATCGGGCGGACTGATCTCTGGGGCGGGAATTTCGATGCCATCGAGCAATCGATTCGAGAACGGCTCTATACCCTGGCTGACACCACGAGGGTGGTGACGGGGCATGGACCGGAAACTGAGATCGGAGTGGAAAAAGAGACGAATCAGTTTTTCCGTCTTTAGTAGAACGCTGAAAAGTCCTGCCAGCTTCGTTCTCGGCTCATCGAAATCCTCAACGTGCCACTGAGGGTACGCCTCCGGTTTCGATTCACCTGCGGCCTCGCTGGACAGGATTTTTGAGCGTTCTACGGGAGAGCTTTTCTTCTTGGGCCGCATCTGCGGCTCACCGAAGGCGAGAGACTTGTGAGGAACTATTCTTTTTCCATCCTGATGCGAAGCCGTTCGAGGCGTTTCTGGGTGGATTGTTTGATGAAAGTCATGTTCTCCGCGAGGTGTTGTTGGGCGTTGATTTTGCCTTCCTCGCGCCGCTTCAGTTGGGCCAGTCCAAACTGTGAGATCGAGGGGCCGTCCTCCTGGTTCAACTCTTTCCAGACCGCTGCACATGTGGTCTGCTTGGTCGAGGGATATTTGTCGCAGGGCGGGTCGACAGCCCATGCGCTGCTCCAACTCACTCCCAGGAGCATTACAGCCAACAGCAGTGCAGTCATCGTCTGTGTCCTCGCGATATAAATGGATCTTCGCAGCTCGCCTCACGATAGCACAACGCAACTGGTCTTGCAGACGATCGCCGCCTATGAACGGTCCGCAACGGACTGTCTTGCCCGGTGGAGCAAACGACGGCATCGACAACCGCCGTTACTGGCCGATTGGCTGGCGCATCTGCCTGTCGGTGCGAGATTGCTGGATCTCGGTTGTGGGGGCGGGCAGGATGCAGGCGAGCTTCGGAAGCGTGGGTACCGCGTTGTGGGGTTGGATCGTACCAGGGCGTTGCTCGCAGCGGGACGATGCCGAGATCCTTCGTTGCCGTTGGTCCTGGCCGATCTCCGTCAGCTCCCATTTCAAGCCATGTCGTTCGATGGCCTCTGGGCTGCCGCTTCGCTGATGCACCTTCCGAAACCGGTTGCACGGCTGGTCCTGACCGATCTGTGCAGGCATGTTCGTCCAGGCGGCTTCTTGGCCGCGACGGTGACCTATGGCATGAAGAGCGGCATCGTAACGGATGGATGGGTTCCCGGTCGCTATTTCGCTCGTTGGAAGAAGGACGAACTCGCTCGTGCGATTCGCCGAGCCGGATGGGAAATTCTTGAATTGCGGGTGGTGACGAACTGCGAGCGTAAGGGCCGGTGGCTGAATCTCCTTGCGCAGAGACTAGGCTAGCTCGGTCGGCTATTTCGATGTGGATGGCGCAGATTCTGCACGGCGTTCAAGCGTCAGATAGATCTTGTCGTCGAAGGTATAGTAGCCGCCCTGGTCGATGTCGTTCATGATGCAAATGGGTGAAAAGAAAATAAAGCAGCCGAAGATGTCGCCGAGGACCCACCAGGACCAGGTGCGATCGATTTTGAACGAGGTCGGTTCATAGCCCTCCTTGTTCACCTGCGCGAGGTGGTTGCCTTTGCGGCTGAGCGTGACGGTGCCTGGCGCGGTGAGGTGCAGATAGTCGTCGATAACGACGGTGGTTTCCGGCGGGTTGGTGAAAATGGTGACGGACTGCTTGTCGGAATGCATCCAGGTTCCGCAGCCCGAGAGCCCTCCGATGAGGGCGCAGAGGACGAGCCCACCGTGCCACCGTTTGCCGTGCCGCATCGTTCACCCCATTGAAATGTTCATCGCTTCGTTCACGTCGTGGAGGGTTGCTTTGGCGACTTCGCCGGCCTTGCGGCTGCCCTCGGTCACGATGTCGTTCAGATATGCGGGATCTTTGCTCAGGACCGCCCGCGCGTCCCACATCGGCGTCATCCGTTCCACGACTCGATCGGCCACAAGCTTCTTGCAGTCGATGCAGCCGATGGCAGCGGTCCGGCATTCCGTATTAATCTGCTCCTGAATCATCGGCAATGAAAATATTTTGTGAAAATCGTACACGGGGCAGAGGTCCGGGTTTCCTGGGTCATGGCGCCGGACACGAGCGGGATCGGTGACCATCGTCTTGAGTTTTTGGCGCACGACCGGTTCGGTGTCGGAGAGATTGATCGTGTTGCCGTAGCTCTTGCTCATCTTCCGGCCGTCCGTGCCGAGCACTTTCGGATACTTGGTCAGTTGTTCCATGGGTTCCGGGAACACCGGTTTGTAGAGGCCGTTGAAGCGGCGGGCCAGCTCTCTGGTGAGTTCCAAATGCGGGAGTTGGTCTTTCCCTACCGGTACGAAATCGGGCTTGTAGAGGAGGATATCCGCGGCTTGCAGGACCGGATAGCCGAGAAATCCGTAGGTGGTCATGTCGCGATCTTTAATCTCTTCCTGCTTTTCCTTGTAGGTCGGGTTTCGCTCCAGCCAGGAGACGGGCGTCATCATCGAAAGTAAAAGATGCAGCACTGCATGTTCCGGAATCCTCGATTGCACGAAGACCGTCGCTTTCGCAGGATCGATGCCCGCGGCCAGCCAGTCGATCAATAACTCCCGGACGAATTCACGGATGCGACTGGTGTCGGCATAGTTCGACGAGAGGGCATGCCAGTCTGCGACGAAGAAATAGCATTGGTAGTCGTTCTGAAGGCCTTTCCAGTTCTCCAACGCGCCGAGATAGTTGCCGAGATGGAGCAGCCCGCTCGGCTGCATGCCGCTGAGGACTCGTTTCTTGGGTGACGTCATGGTGTATTTCCTGTGCCGAGACCGACGGCGGTGGAGAGAATCGTGTTGGACAGACTATTGGTCAAGGTGCCGGTGACGGTATGGATCAGGTGGATTTGTGGATCCAAGATGATCAATCCCATCAGGATGAACATGCCATAGGGCTCCGCGCGCATGAGGGCCATCGCTGCCGTGGGCGGGAGCAGACTGGTGAGAATCCTTCCGCCATCCAGGGGCGGCAGCGGCAACAAGTTGAAGAGCATCAAGAGCACGTTAATCAAGACGGAGTAGACTGCCATCACGGCGATAGGCAGTAGCAGTTTGCCGCGCCACGTGTCCGGCGAACTGGCCTCTCCCGACGCGGCCCAGTAGTCTCCGACTGTGGGCTCGATCGACAGGAGGATGGCGAAGAGCAGGGCGCTCACGATGGCCAGCGCGAGATTCATGGCCGGGCCTGCGGCTGCGACGAGTGCCATATCGCGACGTGGTTGATGCATGCAGCGAGGGTCGACGGGGACCGGTTTGGCCCACCCGAGGAAGAAGCCTCCCGGTATGGCCAGGCAGATCAGCGGCAGGATGATAGTGCCGAATGGGTCGATATGTGCCAGCGGATTCATCGTGAGCCGGCCTTGGAGTTTGGCGGTTGAATCCCCGCAGCGATAGGCGACCCAGCCATGGGCATATTCATGCAAGACCATGGCAAGGAGGAGCGGGAGGCCCATGTACGAAAGCGTGTGGAGGATTTGCGGTAAAGAATTCATCGGATAGGGCTTTCTCAGTTTACCTGAAGAAATCGGCCTCGTTTGACTTGCATGAGGAAGAGCGGTCGATTCAAGGTCCCGTCCGGTCCAAACGCGGCTGGACCTGTGAGGGACGCGAGGTCCGGTTGGGTCAACAGTTGATCGCGGACGGCTTCGCCGGAGGTTGCGCCTTTTCGGATGGCGTCGATCACGAGTTTTGCGGCGTCATAGCCCTGTGCGGCGAAGAGGGTCGGGCTGGTTTGAAATCGTTTCTTGTATCGTTCGACAAAATCCTGCACCCCGGCGTTGGGGCTATCCACAAAGAAGCCGTCGACGAACACGGCACCGTCGATCGATGAATCGGCCGTGCGGGCGAAGTCCGGCGAGTTCCATCCATTGGTGCCGAGGAAGGGCACTTTCATGTCGTGGAAGTTGATCTGGGCCGCGATAAGCCCGGCGTCGGCTGCACGGCCAGGAATAAAGACCGCATCGAAGCCTGGCGTGTAGAGAATCCTCCTGTCCATCTTGGTCAGTTTTCCGGTCAGCTTGGTCTGATCCACCGGCACGGACAAACCATACCGTTTGAGATCTTCGGCTTTCATGCGCTTGAGCTGCGCACTCACGTCGGCCTCGCCCTCTTTGTAGGATTCGATGGCGATTACCTCCCCTTCATGCTGGCGTACCTCTTGGGCGAACAGTCTGGCCAATTCGCGGCCGTAGGCCGTATCGGGATGCAGGATGCAGAATCGCCGGAAGCCTTGTTCCCCGATGGCATAGGCCGCGATGCGTTTGGCTTGGAGCTGATACGTGAGCGAGGTGCTGAAGACATAGGAGCCGAGCCGCCTGACGTTGGGGACGGTCGCTGTCGGCGTGATCAGCGGGGTATGGGCTCGTCCGGCCAGTTCAGCCATGACTGGTAAATGTTTGGACAAGAGCGGGCCGATGACGGCGAGGAGGCGATTGTTGCTCAGGAGTCCGGAAAAATCGTCTAGAAATGACGCGCGATCGGATTCAGAATCCTTGACGATGAGACCGATCGAAGGGACGCCGGCCTTGTCTTTATGCGCTTCCATGGCCAGCTGAATGCCGTTGAGAGTTTCGGTGGCAAAGGGAGCGAGTTTTCCCGAGAGCGGCAACACCGAGGCGATGAAGAACTGATGGGCCATGAGTTTGGCTTGGAGCGTCGTGAGCAGCTCTGAGGTGCCGGCCGCCTGCGGGTGTGTCGGGAAGCTGGAAAGAAATTGCTGGATTTGCCGGACGGCCTGGTGTTCTTCGCCTCGGCCGATATAGACCTCGATGAGGCGGAGCGAGGCGAGATCGCCGGGAAAGCTGCGAGGGAAGGTTTCCCGGATTCGTTCGAGAGGCTTGCGGTCCGTTGTTTCGTTGACGAACTCGCGGATACGCGTCCTCGCGTCTTCCGCTTGGTCCTCGGTGCCCAACGCCATTTCATCGAGCCAGGCCTGGATGGCATGGATGGTGTCTTTTTTTTGCGCGTAGAAATCTCCACTCAGGCGCAGGGCTTCGCGTCTGGTGACGTCATCTTTTGAGAGGGTGCGGAGACTGGTCAGAATGGGGAGCGCCAGGTCGAGGTTGCCCATTGCCGCATGGGTGCGGGCCTGCAGGATCTTGCCGCGGTCTGAGACCTCGGACTCAGGAAACTCCGTCTGTAGTTGCTGCAAGTATTTGAGGGCCTCACCATACTGTTGCGACCCATAGAGGGCTGCGCCGAGCAGGAGATAGGTATCGTCGAGCAGGTCGGGTTTCGGAGCGGTCGTCAGGAAACGACGAAGGAGGGTGATGGCTTCCTCCGCCCGTTCTGTATCGATCAGGCGTTTCGCTTGGGTCAGGGTCGGATGGCTCGCTGTGGCCGGTGTTCCCGTTTGGGCATGGACCGCAGGGCTAAATGCGAACCCTATTGGCCAGAGTAGGACGCAGGCAAGGGCGAGCGCCGGACACCGGCATGCCAAGAGGGGCGAGATGCGCTGTGGGGGCGTCGCGATCAACGGGCGGGCCATGGGCTCCTAGAGGGGGTAACGGACTTGTAGCACACAGGTGACTACTATCGGAAACCTTGTGGGGGTGTCAAGGTAAGTCCTCTATGGCTCGTTGTGTTCATGCGCGTGATTGGCTATCATCGAACCGATGATGTTGGCCCCGCTGGTCGAGCGATATTTGCGCCATCTTCGAGTAGAAGGTGGTCTCTCCGTCAACACGATCGAAGCCTACCGACGCGACCTGAGTAAGTTCCATGCGTATGTGCATCGCACCGGCGCCGTAGGGCTACAACCGCTTACGCCGGCGATGTTGACGGGATTTCTTCGTTCGTTACAGGAGGCCCGATTGTCTCGTGCCTCCTCCGTCCGCTGTCTGTCGGCAATCCGCGGATGGTTCCGGTTTCTGGTGCAGGAACGAATGATTGAGGACCGTCCTGCCATCAGTTTGCCCGCGATCACTCGCGGCGTGCGTCTGCCCAAAACTCTGACGCAGCAGGATGTCACCGCGTTATTGGATCTGGCCGCAATCCCTACTCTTGAAGACCGGCGTGATCGTGCGATGGTGGAGTTGCTCTATGCGACAGGGCTGCGCGTATCTGAATTGGTGACGGCTGAAGTCGCACAGGTGAATCTTGATGTCGGCTATCTCCGGGTCACGGGCAAGGGGTCGAAGCAGCGTTTGGTGCCGATGGGAGAAGGGGCCAGGCAATTGCTGCAGGAGTATGTGGGGGCAGCGCGGCCGCAGCTCCTCAAGCAACGGACTTCGCGGTATCTGTTTGTCTCAAGACGTGGGGGGCCGCTGACGCGGCAAGGGTTTTGGAAACTACTACGAGGGCGTGCGCAGCGAGCAGGGATCACCCAGGTGATTTCACCGCACATGTTGCGGCATTCGTTTGCCACGCATCTGCTCGAAGGCGGGGCCGATCTTCGTTCCGTGCAGGTCATGCTCGGCCATGCCAATATCGTGACCACGCAGATTTATACACATGTCGAACGGGGACGTCTGAAGCGGGTGCATGACACCTGTTTTCCTCGGACGAGCCGGAGGCCTGGACAGAAAAGATAACCGAGAGAAGCTTCGATTCATGGTATGGTGTGGAGCTGGTGATGGCTAAAAAATGCAAGAAGAGTGCGAGATTCGGTTGACATGGGGAAGTGGACTTGGTAGCATCCCGCCCAGCTTGTTAAGAAAATCGGGCGGATAGCTCAGTTGGCAGAGCGCCACCTTTACACGGTGGATGTCGCAGGTTCGATCCCTGTTCCGCCTACCAGGGAATTGCTGGGATAAGGGGACAGGATAGATACGATACGAAGCATTAAGAACTTCAGACGGGACCAACCGCTAGATATCGTCTTGTCATTTACATCTTCCGCTATACGTTGAGTTTCGAGGGGCCGTCGTTCAGCTGGTTAGGACGCCAGATTGTCAATCTGGAGGTCGCGGGTTCAAATCCCGTCGGCCCCGCCAATTTTCTCCGGTGAGTGTGTGGACTTCGTAGGCAGGAGGGTGAGTACTTCCTAGAGTCGGGAAAGGTTATCGCCGCATGTTTCAGACAGGTCTATCCGGACTGGTCGGCTCGCTTGGTTCGGTGTCAAAAATCGTTCTCTTGCTCCTGCTCGTATTTTCCGTCATTTCCTGGGCTGTAATTTTCTCTAAATGGCGAGCCTTCCGCATCGCCGATCGAGAGGATCGGCGGTTTCTTGCGCTCTTAGCCAAAACACACGACCTCGATGAGTTGTATCGGCAAGTTCGGCGAATCGAGGGGAGTCCCAGTGCTGCTGTGTTCGAAGGTGTGATGGAGCGTGTGGGACCTGGGCGCGCCGAGGGGCGGAACGGCTCCAGTGCGGGACCGGTGGATCAGCATGTAATCGAGCGGACGGCAGCCCATCTCGGGCAAAGCCAGCTCTCGCGGCTTGAGACCTATCTCCCCTTTCTTGCCACAACGGGAAATATTACGCCATTTGTCGGACTCCTCGGGACCGTGATGGGAATCATCGATGCGTTTCGTGAGATCGGCACGCAAGGAACCGCCAGTATTTCCGCTGTCGCGCCTGGCGTGGCGGAGGCCCTCGTCGCGACGGCAGCGGGTCTGTTCACCGCCATTCCCGCCGTTATCGCCTATAATTACTTTCTTATCCGGATTCGCAATACGGCATTCCGGTTGGATTCGGTAACCCTCGAGCTGTTGGCCTCCCTCGCGACTACTGCATCCAAGTCGAAACCTGCTCCGGTCGGAGCTCAAGGATGACCCTTGAGTCTCGGCACCGCCGGTTTCTGGCCGAAATCAATGTGATCCCTCTCGTCGACGTGGTCCTCGTCCTGCTGGTGATTTTCATGGTCACGGCGCCGATGCTGTATCGAGGGATGGATATCAAGCTGCCGACCTCTGCCACGAATACGATCAAGCCGGAAATGCGTACGGTGCTCACGATCGAAAAAGACCAGCGGCTCTATCTCGACAAAGATCCGGTCGGCGTGGCTCAGCTGGAACAGAAATTGAAGCTGTTGAAGCGGGACCACCCCGATGTGTCGCTCTATCTGAGGGCGGATCGCGATGTGCCCTATGGTATCGTGGTTCAAGTGATGGACGGTGTGAAAAAAGCCGGCATCGAGAAGATCGGGATGGTGACGGAGCCGGCCGGTCCCGAGCATGTGACCGCGCCGCAAGTCCCGCGTCTGCCGCCGCGAAAGAATTGATGCACCGTGCGTAAGGGGGCTGGTTGTTATGACGTCCCAGACGTCGGTCCAGTCGAGTCTGTGGTTCGACCAGGACGAATCCGGTATGAACGCTCGCCTCAAGCGAACGCTGGCGTTGTCGTTCGGCCTGCACGTCGCGCTGTTGCTTGTGATCACCGGGCTTAGACTTCCATCACAAGGTGAGCGCCCGCTGACGTCGGTGGAAGTGTCGCTGGTCAGTCTGCCGGCACCTGTGAGGCCGGCCGAGCCGTCGAAGCCGGTTGAGTCAGTGAAAACTGCAGATCCGAAGCCGGTCCCTGCGCCATTGGTTAAGACGATGACCGCACGAGCTGCCCCTTCCGTTGCGCCTCCTAAGGGCGAGGTAAGGAGGGATTTGCTCCGGGATCTTCAGCTCCCGCCGGATGCACCGAAGTTCGGCGATTTGAGCCCTGCAAAAAAAATAGCAGCTCAATCCCAGCAGGCGGCGAAGGTGAAGGCCTTCGATATTCCACGTGTTCCCGATGTGGCGCCGGACCCGGATGCCAAGCCTTTGCAGCGGTCTTCAGTCAGCGACGATTTGAATCGTGAACTGGAAGAAGAGTTGAAGAAGATTAAGCAGTTTCAGCCTGCCGCGAAGCTGGATATCCTGAAAGAGGTGAAGCCGAGCGAGGCGCAAGTGAAACCGGCTCCTCAGCAAGAGGCAAAAGTTTCGTCGGTGAAGACCCCGGATACGGCGCTGAAGATTTCCGGTACGACCGGGTCGAATCCCTATTGGGCTCGCGTGCAGGCTGTCATCAGCAGTCATTGGGAGCCGCCGCCGATCGATATGGCAGGACAGGCCTATACCATGGTTGTGAAGTTTCGGCTCCAGCGGGATGGGACGATCAAGGACGTGGTTGTGCAACAGTCGTCAGGGAATGCCTACTATGATCTGGCAGGCCAGCGGGCCGTGCTGAAGCCGCGTATGGTGCCGGCTTTTCCTGCCGATATGACAGACAGTTATAAGGATGTCGAGATGGTCTTTCGAGTGGGAGAATCGGCCGGATGACACAAGTGAAATTGATCAGTGCGTTGGTCGGCGGGCTGCTGCTGATTGCCGGTGCGATCGGTATTCTGGAGTCCGGCGCGGCAGATGTCTTCCTGGAGGCCACGCGCCCGGACTTTCAGAAAATATCGCTGGCGGTCGCGGGGATACAAAATGCCGGCGGCCCCGATTGGTTGGGGGGACGGATCGAAGAAGTCCTCAAGAAAGATGTCAAACGCTCCCTGGTCTTTGATTTGTTGGATCTGCCCAGTCTTGGGATTAAGACGTCTGCTATCGGTAACGGGACGGAAGCCGGCTCTAAGGCCGTATTTAAGCAGGCAGCCGAGAAGGGTGTCTCGGTGCTGGTCTGGGGAAAAGCGGGCCTGAAGGAGGCGGACAAAGATGCCGACGTGAACATGGAAGGCTTCGTCTATGACAGCGGCAGCGACGAAGTCGTGGGGGGCAAGCGGTATGCAGGATCCCCCTCGGTGGTGCGGCTGATGGCGCATCGATTTGCCGACGAGCTCGTGTTTCGGTACACGGGCGAGCCTGGTATTGCGCGGACGAAGATTGCCTATGTGGCCGAACATGGGTCTGCCCGAGAGTTGTTCGTGATGGATTATGATGGATATGATACACGCCAGTTGACGGCCGATGGATTCCTGAATCTTATGCCGCGATGGTCTCCGGATCGCCGGTTTCTCGTGTTTACGGCCTATCGCAACCGGAATTCACAGGACATCGATATGATTGAGTTGGCGACGGGTAAGCGATGGACCGTGATTTCCCTGGGGGGGCTGAATATCACTCCGGCGTTGTCTCCTGATGGAAATTTTCTGGCGTTTGCCTCCAGCCACGAAGGCAATTCGGAACTCTATCGGTTGGATACCAGGACGAAAGCGATCCAGCGCCTGACATCAAATCCGTCCGGCGACTTGTCTCCCTCCTGGTCTCCGAACGGGAGAGAGCTGGTGTTTGTGTCGGATCGAGGGGGCGGGCCGCA contains these protein-coding regions:
- the tolB gene encoding Tol-Pal system beta propeller repeat protein TolB; this translates as MTQVKLISALVGGLLLIAGAIGILESGAADVFLEATRPDFQKISLAVAGIQNAGGPDWLGGRIEEVLKKDVKRSLVFDLLDLPSLGIKTSAIGNGTEAGSKAVFKQAAEKGVSVLVWGKAGLKEADKDADVNMEGFVYDSGSDEVVGGKRYAGSPSVVRLMAHRFADELVFRYTGEPGIARTKIAYVAEHGSARELFVMDYDGYDTRQLTADGFLNLMPRWSPDRRFLVFTAYRNRNSQDIDMIELATGKRWTVISLGGLNITPALSPDGNFLAFASSHEGNSELYRLDTRTKAIQRLTSNPSGDLSPSWSPNGRELVFVSDRGGGPQLFLMGADGSNVRRLTFEGDYNAAPVWSPRGNWIAYVCRARREYKLCLISPDGQKRMQLTTGPGVDDSPSWSPDGRHLVFSSTSDGKSHIYMINADGKDIERLTFEGTHNSAPSWSPAS